A genomic segment from Neodiprion lecontei isolate iyNeoLeco1 chromosome 1, iyNeoLeco1.1, whole genome shotgun sequence encodes:
- the LOC107223887 gene encoding protein 5NUC isoform X4 translates to MDRFEQTSTLFGTCSDADAANNECIGGFGRVATVVRSARAGSVPTLYLDAGDTYQGSIWFIVHRWKIVARFLNLLNPDAMSLGNHEFDQGVTGLIPFIENATFPVLAANLNLTNEPELGATKLAKSTVIDINGTQVGIIGYLTPETKLLATTDNVIFDEEVAAITEEAARLKESGVNILIALGHSGFTMDKTIAAEVEDIDLVVGGHTNTFLFNGTQPDTEVPVGLYPTAITQSSGKIVYVVQAYAYTKYIGNFSVTFDSEGDLTHIEGNPILLDSSVEQAEDVVEELENWRAAINNLTITYVGSSSVLLNGDADVCRRQECNMGNLVTDAMIDYISRQYNGSDGWTDAPIAVMNSGSIRTSIPASTDSQISMADVLTVLPFGNQPIIVTMTGEVLISMLEWSVYYMTGDPNEDAKGAFLQVSGIQVTYDLSQPVYSKVVSVKVRCGNCNIPTYSDLNETETYSVITNDYMYSGGDGFSMLSDLDVKRADDSLADVVAEYLTLRSPVYPAIEWRITFSETDTMESSVESGASYVTYTITTIILPLLFKMCT, encoded by the exons ATGGACAG GTTCGAACAGACCTCAACGTTATTCGGCACGTGCAGCGATGCGGACGCAGCGAACAACGAATGCATCGGAGGTTTCGGCCGAGTAGCGACAGTGGTCAGAAGTGCTCGAGCTGGAAGTGTCCCGACACTCTACCTGGATGCCGGAGACACGTACCAAGGCAGCATCTGGTTCATTGTTCATCGATGGAAAATTGTCGCGAGATTCTTGAACCTTCTGAACCCAGACGCAATG TCCCTAGGGAACCACGAGTTTGATCAAGGCGTCACTGGGCTGATTCCATTCATCGAAAATGCCACGTTTCCTGTACTCGCGGCAAATTTGAACTTGACAAACGAGCCGGAGCTCGGAGCTACGAAACTTGCCAAGAGTACGGTCATCGATATTAACGGCACCCAAGTTGGAATCATCGGTTATCTGACCCCGGAAACCAAACTCCTCGCGACGACAGACAACGTCATCTTCGATGAGGAGGTCGCGGCGATAACCGAAGAAGCTGCACGACTTAAGGAGAGCGGGGTTAATATCCTAATCGCTCTTGGACACTCTGGGTTCACGATGGACAAGACAATCGCCGCCGAAGTCGAGGACATAGACCTCGTAGTAGGTGGCCATACCAACACATTTCTGTTCAACG GAACTCAGCCAGATACCGAAGTCCCTGTAGGCTTGTATCCTACAGCTATAACTCAGAGTAGCGGCAAAATAGTCTACGTGGTCCAAGCTTACGCGTACACCAAGTACATCGGAAACTTTTCCGTAACCTTCGACTCCGAAGGTGATCTCACACACATTGAGGGAAATCCCATTCTTCTTGACTCAAGCGTCGAGCAG GCTGAAGACGTAGTGGAAGAGTTGGAAAACTGGCGTGCGGCGATCAATAATTTGACAATCACCTATGTCGGAAGTAGTAGCGTCCTTCTTAATGGCGATGCCGACGTCTGCCGTCGCCAAGAGTGTAATATGGGAAATCTAGTGACGGACGCCATGATTGATTAC ATCTCCAGGCAGTACAACGGATCTGATGGATGGACGGACGCACCGATTGCTGTCATGAATAGCGGCAGTATCAGAACTTCTATACCCGCTAGTACCGATTCTCAG ATTTCAATGGCGGATGTTCTTACTGTACTTCCATTCGGTAACCAACCAATCATCGTCACTATGACTGGTGAGGTATTGATATCGATGCTTGAATGGAGTGTTTACTACATGACTGGAGATCCGAATGAAGATGCTAAGGGTGCTTTCCTACAAGTATCCGGAATTCAG GTGACTTATGATCTCAGCCAGCCCGTTTACTCCAAAGTGGTTTCCGTCAAAGTTCGCTGTGGCAATTGCAATATTCCTACATACAGTGATCTGAATGAAACAGAAACGTACTCGGTAATTACAAATGACTACATGTATTCAGGTGGCGATGGATTTAGCATGCTGTCTGATTTGGATGTGAAAAGAGCAG aTGATAGTCTTGCTGACGTCGTGGCCGAATATTTGACACTACGCAGCCCTGTTTATCCTGCGATTGAGTGGAGGATCACTTTCAGTGAAACGGATACTATGGAATCCAGTGTCGAAAGCGGAGCTTCCTACGTTACTTATACAATCACGACGATCATCTTACCTCTTTTGTTTAAGATGTGCACGTAg
- the LOC107223887 gene encoding protein 5NUC isoform X2, which produces MTVYDILGFSAAFLLILNAAGPASAATVPRATGEALQLHILHTNDMHSRFEQTSTLFGTCSDADAANNECIGGFGRVATVVRSARAGSVPTLYLDAGDTYQGSIWFIVHRWKIVARFLNLLNPDAMSLGNHEFDQGVTGLIPFIENATFPVLAANLNLTNEPELGATKLAKSTVIDINGTQVGIIGYLTPETKLLATTDNVIFDEEVAAITEEAARLKESGVNILIALGHSGFTMDKTIAAEVEDIDLVVGGHTNTFLFNGTQPDTEVPVGLYPTAITQSSGKIVYVVQAYAYTKYIGNFSVTFDSEGDLTHIEGNPILLDSSVEQAEDVVEELENWRAAINNLTITYVGSSSVLLNGDADVCRRQECNMGNLVTDAMIDYISRQYNGSDGWTDAPIAVMNSGSIRTSIPASTDSQISMADVLTVLPFGNQPIIVTMTGEVLISMLEWSVYYMTGDPNEDAKGAFLQVSGIQVTYDLSQPVYSKVVSVKVRCGNCNIPTYSDLNETETYSVITNDYMYSGGDGFSMLSDLDVKRADDSLADVVAEYLTLRSPVYPAIEWRITFSETDTMESSVESGASYVTYTITTIILPLLFKMCT; this is translated from the exons GTTCGAACAGACCTCAACGTTATTCGGCACGTGCAGCGATGCGGACGCAGCGAACAACGAATGCATCGGAGGTTTCGGCCGAGTAGCGACAGTGGTCAGAAGTGCTCGAGCTGGAAGTGTCCCGACACTCTACCTGGATGCCGGAGACACGTACCAAGGCAGCATCTGGTTCATTGTTCATCGATGGAAAATTGTCGCGAGATTCTTGAACCTTCTGAACCCAGACGCAATG TCCCTAGGGAACCACGAGTTTGATCAAGGCGTCACTGGGCTGATTCCATTCATCGAAAATGCCACGTTTCCTGTACTCGCGGCAAATTTGAACTTGACAAACGAGCCGGAGCTCGGAGCTACGAAACTTGCCAAGAGTACGGTCATCGATATTAACGGCACCCAAGTTGGAATCATCGGTTATCTGACCCCGGAAACCAAACTCCTCGCGACGACAGACAACGTCATCTTCGATGAGGAGGTCGCGGCGATAACCGAAGAAGCTGCACGACTTAAGGAGAGCGGGGTTAATATCCTAATCGCTCTTGGACACTCTGGGTTCACGATGGACAAGACAATCGCCGCCGAAGTCGAGGACATAGACCTCGTAGTAGGTGGCCATACCAACACATTTCTGTTCAACG GAACTCAGCCAGATACCGAAGTCCCTGTAGGCTTGTATCCTACAGCTATAACTCAGAGTAGCGGCAAAATAGTCTACGTGGTCCAAGCTTACGCGTACACCAAGTACATCGGAAACTTTTCCGTAACCTTCGACTCCGAAGGTGATCTCACACACATTGAGGGAAATCCCATTCTTCTTGACTCAAGCGTCGAGCAG GCTGAAGACGTAGTGGAAGAGTTGGAAAACTGGCGTGCGGCGATCAATAATTTGACAATCACCTATGTCGGAAGTAGTAGCGTCCTTCTTAATGGCGATGCCGACGTCTGCCGTCGCCAAGAGTGTAATATGGGAAATCTAGTGACGGACGCCATGATTGATTAC ATCTCCAGGCAGTACAACGGATCTGATGGATGGACGGACGCACCGATTGCTGTCATGAATAGCGGCAGTATCAGAACTTCTATACCCGCTAGTACCGATTCTCAG ATTTCAATGGCGGATGTTCTTACTGTACTTCCATTCGGTAACCAACCAATCATCGTCACTATGACTGGTGAGGTATTGATATCGATGCTTGAATGGAGTGTTTACTACATGACTGGAGATCCGAATGAAGATGCTAAGGGTGCTTTCCTACAAGTATCCGGAATTCAG GTGACTTATGATCTCAGCCAGCCCGTTTACTCCAAAGTGGTTTCCGTCAAAGTTCGCTGTGGCAATTGCAATATTCCTACATACAGTGATCTGAATGAAACAGAAACGTACTCGGTAATTACAAATGACTACATGTATTCAGGTGGCGATGGATTTAGCATGCTGTCTGATTTGGATGTGAAAAGAGCAG aTGATAGTCTTGCTGACGTCGTGGCCGAATATTTGACACTACGCAGCCCTGTTTATCCTGCGATTGAGTGGAGGATCACTTTCAGTGAAACGGATACTATGGAATCCAGTGTCGAAAGCGGAGCTTCCTACGTTACTTATACAATCACGACGATCATCTTACCTCTTTTGTTTAAGATGTGCACGTAg
- the LOC107223887 gene encoding protein 5NUC isoform X5 — protein MRFEQTSTLFGTCSDADAANNECIGGFGRVATVVRSARAGSVPTLYLDAGDTYQGSIWFIVHRWKIVARFLNLLNPDAMSLGNHEFDQGVTGLIPFIENATFPVLAANLNLTNEPELGATKLAKSTVIDINGTQVGIIGYLTPETKLLATTDNVIFDEEVAAITEEAARLKESGVNILIALGHSGFTMDKTIAAEVEDIDLVVGGHTNTFLFNGTQPDTEVPVGLYPTAITQSSGKIVYVVQAYAYTKYIGNFSVTFDSEGDLTHIEGNPILLDSSVEQAEDVVEELENWRAAINNLTITYVGSSSVLLNGDADVCRRQECNMGNLVTDAMIDYISRQYNGSDGWTDAPIAVMNSGSIRTSIPASTDSQISMADVLTVLPFGNQPIIVTMTGEVLISMLEWSVYYMTGDPNEDAKGAFLQVSGIQVTYDLSQPVYSKVVSVKVRCGNCNIPTYSDLNETETYSVITNDYMYSGGDGFSMLSDLDVKRADDSLADVVAEYLTLRSPVYPAIEWRITFSETDTMESSVESGASYVTYTITTIILPLLFKMCT, from the exons ATGAG GTTCGAACAGACCTCAACGTTATTCGGCACGTGCAGCGATGCGGACGCAGCGAACAACGAATGCATCGGAGGTTTCGGCCGAGTAGCGACAGTGGTCAGAAGTGCTCGAGCTGGAAGTGTCCCGACACTCTACCTGGATGCCGGAGACACGTACCAAGGCAGCATCTGGTTCATTGTTCATCGATGGAAAATTGTCGCGAGATTCTTGAACCTTCTGAACCCAGACGCAATG TCCCTAGGGAACCACGAGTTTGATCAAGGCGTCACTGGGCTGATTCCATTCATCGAAAATGCCACGTTTCCTGTACTCGCGGCAAATTTGAACTTGACAAACGAGCCGGAGCTCGGAGCTACGAAACTTGCCAAGAGTACGGTCATCGATATTAACGGCACCCAAGTTGGAATCATCGGTTATCTGACCCCGGAAACCAAACTCCTCGCGACGACAGACAACGTCATCTTCGATGAGGAGGTCGCGGCGATAACCGAAGAAGCTGCACGACTTAAGGAGAGCGGGGTTAATATCCTAATCGCTCTTGGACACTCTGGGTTCACGATGGACAAGACAATCGCCGCCGAAGTCGAGGACATAGACCTCGTAGTAGGTGGCCATACCAACACATTTCTGTTCAACG GAACTCAGCCAGATACCGAAGTCCCTGTAGGCTTGTATCCTACAGCTATAACTCAGAGTAGCGGCAAAATAGTCTACGTGGTCCAAGCTTACGCGTACACCAAGTACATCGGAAACTTTTCCGTAACCTTCGACTCCGAAGGTGATCTCACACACATTGAGGGAAATCCCATTCTTCTTGACTCAAGCGTCGAGCAG GCTGAAGACGTAGTGGAAGAGTTGGAAAACTGGCGTGCGGCGATCAATAATTTGACAATCACCTATGTCGGAAGTAGTAGCGTCCTTCTTAATGGCGATGCCGACGTCTGCCGTCGCCAAGAGTGTAATATGGGAAATCTAGTGACGGACGCCATGATTGATTAC ATCTCCAGGCAGTACAACGGATCTGATGGATGGACGGACGCACCGATTGCTGTCATGAATAGCGGCAGTATCAGAACTTCTATACCCGCTAGTACCGATTCTCAG ATTTCAATGGCGGATGTTCTTACTGTACTTCCATTCGGTAACCAACCAATCATCGTCACTATGACTGGTGAGGTATTGATATCGATGCTTGAATGGAGTGTTTACTACATGACTGGAGATCCGAATGAAGATGCTAAGGGTGCTTTCCTACAAGTATCCGGAATTCAG GTGACTTATGATCTCAGCCAGCCCGTTTACTCCAAAGTGGTTTCCGTCAAAGTTCGCTGTGGCAATTGCAATATTCCTACATACAGTGATCTGAATGAAACAGAAACGTACTCGGTAATTACAAATGACTACATGTATTCAGGTGGCGATGGATTTAGCATGCTGTCTGATTTGGATGTGAAAAGAGCAG aTGATAGTCTTGCTGACGTCGTGGCCGAATATTTGACACTACGCAGCCCTGTTTATCCTGCGATTGAGTGGAGGATCACTTTCAGTGAAACGGATACTATGGAATCCAGTGTCGAAAGCGGAGCTTCCTACGTTACTTATACAATCACGACGATCATCTTACCTCTTTTGTTTAAGATGTGCACGTAg
- the LOC107223887 gene encoding protein 5NUC isoform X3 — protein sequence MTVYDILGFSAAFLLILNAAGPASAATVPRATGEALQLHILHTNDMHSRFEQTSTLFGTCSDADAANNECIGGFGRVATVVRSARAGSVPTLYLDAGDTYQGSIWFIVHRWKIVARFLNLLNPDAMSLGNHEFDQGVTGLIPFIENATFPVLAANLNLTNEPELGATKLAKSTVIDINGTQVGIIGYLTPETKLLATTDNVIFDEEVAAITEEAARLKESGVNILIALGHSGFTMDKTIAAEVEDIDLVVGGHTNTFLFNGTQPDTEVPVGLYPTAITQSSGKIVYVVQAYAYTKYIGNFSVTFDSEGDLTHIEGNPILLDSSVEQAEDVVEELENWRAAINNLTITYVGSSSVLLNGDADVCRRQECNMGNLVTDAMIDYISRQYNGSDGWTDAPIAVMNSGSIRTSIPASTDSQISMADVLTVLPFGNQPIIVTMTGEVLISMLEWSVYYMTGDPNEDAKGAFLQVSGIQVTYDLSQPVYSKVVSVKVRCGNCNIPTYSDLNETETYSVITNDYMYSGGDGFSMLSDLDVKRADDSLADVVAEYLTLRSPVYPAIEWRITFSETDTMESSVESGASYVTYTITTIILPLLFKMCT from the exons ATGACGGTTTACGACATCCTGGGTTTCTCGGCGGCCTTCCTGCTCATCCTGAATGCTGCAGGACCTGCGTCAGCAGCCACCGTGCCCCGAGCCACTGGCGAAGCTTTGCAACTGCATATTCTTCACACGAACGACATGCACTCCAG GTTCGAACAGACCTCAACGTTATTCGGCACGTGCAGCGATGCGGACGCAGCGAACAACGAATGCATCGGAGGTTTCGGCCGAGTAGCGACAGTGGTCAGAAGTGCTCGAGCTGGAAGTGTCCCGACACTCTACCTGGATGCCGGAGACACGTACCAAGGCAGCATCTGGTTCATTGTTCATCGATGGAAAATTGTCGCGAGATTCTTGAACCTTCTGAACCCAGACGCAATG TCCCTAGGGAACCACGAGTTTGATCAAGGCGTCACTGGGCTGATTCCATTCATCGAAAATGCCACGTTTCCTGTACTCGCGGCAAATTTGAACTTGACAAACGAGCCGGAGCTCGGAGCTACGAAACTTGCCAAGAGTACGGTCATCGATATTAACGGCACCCAAGTTGGAATCATCGGTTATCTGACCCCGGAAACCAAACTCCTCGCGACGACAGACAACGTCATCTTCGATGAGGAGGTCGCGGCGATAACCGAAGAAGCTGCACGACTTAAGGAGAGCGGGGTTAATATCCTAATCGCTCTTGGACACTCTGGGTTCACGATGGACAAGACAATCGCCGCCGAAGTCGAGGACATAGACCTCGTAGTAGGTGGCCATACCAACACATTTCTGTTCAACG GAACTCAGCCAGATACCGAAGTCCCTGTAGGCTTGTATCCTACAGCTATAACTCAGAGTAGCGGCAAAATAGTCTACGTGGTCCAAGCTTACGCGTACACCAAGTACATCGGAAACTTTTCCGTAACCTTCGACTCCGAAGGTGATCTCACACACATTGAGGGAAATCCCATTCTTCTTGACTCAAGCGTCGAGCAG GCTGAAGACGTAGTGGAAGAGTTGGAAAACTGGCGTGCGGCGATCAATAATTTGACAATCACCTATGTCGGAAGTAGTAGCGTCCTTCTTAATGGCGATGCCGACGTCTGCCGTCGCCAAGAGTGTAATATGGGAAATCTAGTGACGGACGCCATGATTGATTAC ATCTCCAGGCAGTACAACGGATCTGATGGATGGACGGACGCACCGATTGCTGTCATGAATAGCGGCAGTATCAGAACTTCTATACCCGCTAGTACCGATTCTCAG ATTTCAATGGCGGATGTTCTTACTGTACTTCCATTCGGTAACCAACCAATCATCGTCACTATGACTGGTGAGGTATTGATATCGATGCTTGAATGGAGTGTTTACTACATGACTGGAGATCCGAATGAAGATGCTAAGGGTGCTTTCCTACAAGTATCCGGAATTCAG GTGACTTATGATCTCAGCCAGCCCGTTTACTCCAAAGTGGTTTCCGTCAAAGTTCGCTGTGGCAATTGCAATATTCCTACATACAGTGATCTGAATGAAACAGAAACGTACTCGGTAATTACAAATGACTACATGTATTCAGGTGGCGATGGATTTAGCATGCTGTCTGATTTGGATGTGAAAAGAGCAG aTGATAGTCTTGCTGACGTCGTGGCCGAATATTTGACACTACGCAGCCCTGTTTATCCTGCGATTGAGTGGAGGATCACTTTCAGTGAAACGGATACTATGGAATCCAGTGTCGAAAGCGGAGCTTCCTACGTTACTTATACAATCACGACGATCATCTTACCTCTTTTGTTTAAGATGTGCACGTAg
- the LOC107223887 gene encoding protein 5NUC isoform X1, which produces MRCRCVCSAAVLLVFFGVAVASPVQGTIAGTRDAEGGLHLQVLHTNDMHSRFEQTSTLFGTCSDADAANNECIGGFGRVATVVRSARAGSVPTLYLDAGDTYQGSIWFIVHRWKIVARFLNLLNPDAMSLGNHEFDQGVTGLIPFIENATFPVLAANLNLTNEPELGATKLAKSTVIDINGTQVGIIGYLTPETKLLATTDNVIFDEEVAAITEEAARLKESGVNILIALGHSGFTMDKTIAAEVEDIDLVVGGHTNTFLFNGTQPDTEVPVGLYPTAITQSSGKIVYVVQAYAYTKYIGNFSVTFDSEGDLTHIEGNPILLDSSVEQAEDVVEELENWRAAINNLTITYVGSSSVLLNGDADVCRRQECNMGNLVTDAMIDYISRQYNGSDGWTDAPIAVMNSGSIRTSIPASTDSQISMADVLTVLPFGNQPIIVTMTGEVLISMLEWSVYYMTGDPNEDAKGAFLQVSGIQVTYDLSQPVYSKVVSVKVRCGNCNIPTYSDLNETETYSVITNDYMYSGGDGFSMLSDLDVKRADDSLADVVAEYLTLRSPVYPAIEWRITFSETDTMESSVESGASYVTYTITTIILPLLFKMCT; this is translated from the exons ATGCGGTGCCGCTGTGTCTGCTCAGCAGCCGTACTGCTGGTCTTCTTCGGGGTGGCCGTCGCCAGTCCTGTGCAGGGGACGATCGCCGGTACCCGCGATGCAGAGGGTGGTTTGCACCTGCAGGTTCTCCATACGAACGACATGCACTCGAG GTTCGAACAGACCTCAACGTTATTCGGCACGTGCAGCGATGCGGACGCAGCGAACAACGAATGCATCGGAGGTTTCGGCCGAGTAGCGACAGTGGTCAGAAGTGCTCGAGCTGGAAGTGTCCCGACACTCTACCTGGATGCCGGAGACACGTACCAAGGCAGCATCTGGTTCATTGTTCATCGATGGAAAATTGTCGCGAGATTCTTGAACCTTCTGAACCCAGACGCAATG TCCCTAGGGAACCACGAGTTTGATCAAGGCGTCACTGGGCTGATTCCATTCATCGAAAATGCCACGTTTCCTGTACTCGCGGCAAATTTGAACTTGACAAACGAGCCGGAGCTCGGAGCTACGAAACTTGCCAAGAGTACGGTCATCGATATTAACGGCACCCAAGTTGGAATCATCGGTTATCTGACCCCGGAAACCAAACTCCTCGCGACGACAGACAACGTCATCTTCGATGAGGAGGTCGCGGCGATAACCGAAGAAGCTGCACGACTTAAGGAGAGCGGGGTTAATATCCTAATCGCTCTTGGACACTCTGGGTTCACGATGGACAAGACAATCGCCGCCGAAGTCGAGGACATAGACCTCGTAGTAGGTGGCCATACCAACACATTTCTGTTCAACG GAACTCAGCCAGATACCGAAGTCCCTGTAGGCTTGTATCCTACAGCTATAACTCAGAGTAGCGGCAAAATAGTCTACGTGGTCCAAGCTTACGCGTACACCAAGTACATCGGAAACTTTTCCGTAACCTTCGACTCCGAAGGTGATCTCACACACATTGAGGGAAATCCCATTCTTCTTGACTCAAGCGTCGAGCAG GCTGAAGACGTAGTGGAAGAGTTGGAAAACTGGCGTGCGGCGATCAATAATTTGACAATCACCTATGTCGGAAGTAGTAGCGTCCTTCTTAATGGCGATGCCGACGTCTGCCGTCGCCAAGAGTGTAATATGGGAAATCTAGTGACGGACGCCATGATTGATTAC ATCTCCAGGCAGTACAACGGATCTGATGGATGGACGGACGCACCGATTGCTGTCATGAATAGCGGCAGTATCAGAACTTCTATACCCGCTAGTACCGATTCTCAG ATTTCAATGGCGGATGTTCTTACTGTACTTCCATTCGGTAACCAACCAATCATCGTCACTATGACTGGTGAGGTATTGATATCGATGCTTGAATGGAGTGTTTACTACATGACTGGAGATCCGAATGAAGATGCTAAGGGTGCTTTCCTACAAGTATCCGGAATTCAG GTGACTTATGATCTCAGCCAGCCCGTTTACTCCAAAGTGGTTTCCGTCAAAGTTCGCTGTGGCAATTGCAATATTCCTACATACAGTGATCTGAATGAAACAGAAACGTACTCGGTAATTACAAATGACTACATGTATTCAGGTGGCGATGGATTTAGCATGCTGTCTGATTTGGATGTGAAAAGAGCAG aTGATAGTCTTGCTGACGTCGTGGCCGAATATTTGACACTACGCAGCCCTGTTTATCCTGCGATTGAGTGGAGGATCACTTTCAGTGAAACGGATACTATGGAATCCAGTGTCGAAAGCGGAGCTTCCTACGTTACTTATACAATCACGACGATCATCTTACCTCTTTTGTTTAAGATGTGCACGTAg